The following are from one region of the Nostoc cf. commune SO-36 genome:
- a CDS encoding DUF6761 family protein, with amino-acid sequence MLQDTQTIRYYQRLTDAFVELWNRGYRTDDMRMYLDGYLAALRHGNILEPILIHRLEEEASRYLYDGSNFAVPQPQPQPDYY; translated from the coding sequence ATGCTCCAAGACACACAAACCATCCGCTATTACCAAAGACTCACCGACGCCTTCGTCGAGTTATGGAATCGCGGTTATCGCACGGATGATATGCGGATGTATTTGGATGGATATCTAGCCGCACTAAGACATGGCAACATTCTTGAACCTATTTTGATTCATCGCTTAGAAGAGGAAGCCAGCCGCTACTTGTACGATGGATCAAATTTTGCAGTGCCGCAACCACAGCCGCAACCCGATTACTACTAA
- the grxD gene encoding Grx4 family monothiol glutaredoxin translates to MTPELKDKIDSLLQENKILVFMKGNKLMPQCGFSNNVVQILNTLGVPFETVDVLSDPEIRQGIKEYSSWPTIPQVYINGEFLGGSDILIELYQKGELQEKVEVALAS, encoded by the coding sequence ATGACACCAGAACTCAAAGACAAAATTGATAGCTTGCTACAAGAGAACAAGATTTTAGTTTTCATGAAGGGAAACAAGTTAATGCCCCAATGCGGTTTCTCCAACAACGTTGTGCAGATTCTCAATACCTTGGGAGTTCCTTTTGAGACGGTTGACGTTCTCTCAGACCCGGAAATCCGTCAAGGTATTAAAGAATACTCTAGCTGGCCGACAATTCCCCAAGTGTATATCAATGGTGAATTCCTTGGCGGTTCTGACATTTTAATTGAACTGTACCAAAAAGGTGAATTGCAGGAAAAGGTAGAAGTAGCATTAGCTTCTTAA
- a CDS encoding BolA family protein, with translation MISPQQVEEMIKAELPDAQIQVQDLTGGGDHYQVTVVSSHFAGKGLVQQHQLVYGALGQAMSTEAIHALAVKTYTPEAWQGTAAS, from the coding sequence ATGATTAGTCCGCAGCAAGTTGAGGAAATGATCAAGGCGGAACTGCCAGACGCACAGATTCAGGTGCAAGACTTGACTGGTGGCGGCGATCACTATCAGGTGACAGTAGTTTCATCGCACTTTGCAGGTAAAGGACTAGTGCAACAGCACCAGTTAGTTTATGGTGCGTTGGGTCAAGCTATGTCAACTGAAGCGATTCATGCCTTGGCGGTGAAAACATACACTCCCGAAGCTTGGCAAGGAACAGCAGCTTCGTAA